The genomic stretch ttttttgcttcgtttttttcattcttactattttttaaaataaattcatgatataaataatcacatgtaaaaaaatataatgacgcataaacaataattttaaacttttcttttaattttattttcctctCACACCTTACTctatcttttctttttagaGCTGTACATgtgtgaatatattttttcccgCTCTTGTTTAAGTTACCGAATAACGAATTATGCTTATTGTAAATtatgttaataaataaatcttcattttttttcttatatttacaaaatttatGGTATATTagcattttatattttttttttttttttttttcttttaatgttttttcttcattaaattaaattaaaaaaaaaaaaaaaaaaaaaaaaaaggagaaaattaaaaagtaatatTTACATACTTGTATCTTAAgtaatacattttattaaaaatgtatttatatatatatatttaatttttttttttatatttttacatattattttttattttgtcacaatttataaaaagaataaaaagaaatagaagaaaatggtgtattaaaataattgtgaagcttttgatttttatgcacataaataataaaatatgcatataatatatatatatatatatatatatatatatatatatataatatatatatatatttaatgtatacatatttatatatgtatatattattatatatgtatctttgtttttataaccTATGAAATATGGACGAAAAAACGTCACCTTTTTTAACAACTTTGATAAgccatatattattttttcatgatagcgattatataaaataaaataagaacaaGAGGtaaaacaaagaaaaaaaaaaaaaaaaaaaaaaaaattaatagagaatatatatgtttctttttttttttttttatataattttcctattatataaatctataatttataatatatatgttatataacaGCTTTATATTCCTTCTGTAATACAAAaagttaatatattttattttgttcacataattttgtaaaaagCAATAAACTGCTCTCTATATAATGTATCccttatatgataaaataaaagaacattaaaatatatatatatatatataactgtattgtgtatataaaaaagaggaatattttaatattaattaaaataaaaaaaaaaaacctacTATTAGTGTTATGCAAATTCTTTAACATgatacgaaaaaaaaaaaaaaaaaaaaaaaaatttgctCATATATAATTCAGAAATTTAAAATGGTcttttaaagaaataaaactTTCAACCTCAtactttattatattgaagagaatatatatatatatatatgttctgttttatttttttttttctatttttacaTATCTATCCTTTCGTTGccttaatttatttttcttcatacTCATTCCCAAATtgaatattcttatattaaaaattccTGTCCTTCATTTCTTAAGATTATTTTTCTACaggaataaaatatattaaaagaataaaaatatatattctcaataatatatatatatatatattataattttttttttttttttttttaaataacttACGAATCGACGAATATTGCAGTGCAATTTGTCCAgaggataataaaaaagtaaaaatccAGCACACACTTTTGTTGACACTTTTAAAATACTCTTAATCTAATAAAAAGAAgtatagttatatatatatatatatgtatgtaggacaatataaataaaaaaatatacaacacatatatgtgtatatcatattatacattttatatattatattacataataaaagGTATGCTGTCCAAATAAGGCGTTTCTAAAAAATCCGTATTTTACATTCGGATGATAATCTTTTGGTAATTCAAAAGCaaacttttttatttcatatgttTCATAAGGAAaacttaatttattattcattttataaaatataatataataatatatgtataatatatatatatatatatatatatatatatatatatatatatatatacatataattacattaaaattattttctaaacattaaatatatacatatatatattaacttttattacaaaatagGGGGGggggaaaaaattaaaataatattgataaatatattttattttatgatttattgttacatttttttatgtggtcatcatttttaataaatgtacaagttttaaaaaaaaaaaaaaaaaaaaaaaattaatttaaaaataaaataaaaaaaataataaatcacacatattatatatatatatatatataatatataatttttgttttcataattttcaacggaaaaagaaaaaatataaaaaaatatatataaaaaaatatataaaaaaatatatatgtacattatttatatacacacaaagaaaaatatacaaactataaatatttaaaggattatgtgtaaatatatcattattttatatataaggtttaaaaaaaagaaaaagaaatattatatcaggtagtatatttatttatatatatatattatgtatttatgaatattaaaaatattaaaataaaataaaaataaatagtatatgtttataattggatttatacaaataatggTCTATACATCATATTGGTttagtaaaaaaatataaaattataacatcaaaaaaaaaaaaaaaaaaaaaaagaaaaaaaaaaaaatatacaaatgcatatatatttttatatttatatatatacattttattatttttcctgTACTTTCCTAAAGCCTTTAAAAACTTCTGAATTTGTTGGAGTGTCTAACTCACTAATATctttaatattgttattccattttattgatgctttattattatgattcataatattatttgtattattttggACCTTGTTATGTTCTATTAAATTtgcattttgttttttttgttttttttttgtcttttcatattcatccaatttttcttcttctgtTACAGTAACATCGGATAAATTTTGATGAAAGcggatttttctttttttcttgatcacgattttttttccttcattTGTTTTTACTTCCTTTGTGTAAATAACTTTGTCCATTTTTTCCAGAACTAAGAgattcaaataaatatataaataaatataaatataaaatatatatatatatatatatatatatatatatgatacatTTACGTGCTCAATATAAGTAATGTATATTCATTAATTTATACATAGTAAATATTCTACATAATACATAACACAgagaaacatatatatgttcatatttatataatgcaaattactttttttcttttttttttcgtccaCGATTTCGTTGAGGCATTCTCCTTTTTGAAaaacattatcattatataagtaTTCAAATgaattgttatttttttttaaaatatctgTATGTTCTGATTCATTATATGGTTCATACAAAGGATTTTTAAAATCTCCTTTAGAATCGTCACTATCTGTACTAGTATCGGATTCAAAATCACTATATTTTACATTACCTATACtacaatttaataataattttttttttcttaaaagtTGTTTTTCCCTTTCAAGCtctaatttttctttattggTTAACTCATCATTAAATTGCTTTCCTTgatatgtaaattttttataaaataaatcttCTTCTAGTTTTTCCATTTCTTCTGCGTGTTTTAATTTAACAATATCATTATCGCTGTTATATTCTTCGTTGTTAATAAATTCTTTGAGGCTAAAAAGACGTAATCAccaaataaaagaaaaaaaaaaaaaaaaaaaaaaaaaaaaaaaatgtatatttgtttatgtatatatatatatatatatatattatttttatttatatgggAGGAATAAAATAGATGCTAACACAATATCCAAAAAAATgcatatgaacatataatatatatatatatatatatatcacatgtatttttataacaaaataactTACTCTTCACTATTAGATTGATCATCTTcatattcattttcttcatactgttcttttttaaactgttctattttttttctttcttctgGATCTTCAAGGTTTTCATCTTCACTTTCCTCTGCTTCCAATTCGAAGACATAGCCCATCTTGTCATCCATGATTCTAgcgaaaacaaaaaatatatatatatatatatatatgaacacatatgagaaaaaatatatacatatatatatatatatatatatatatatttatatatatatacatattttaccTTTTCTTCTCCTccttgattttttttttctccttcGCTTCTTCCAGATTTTCGCTATCCAAATCATCTTCCTTATTCCGGCTCTCCTTTAAAAAgggatttttttttgtgctctgttttgtattattaatataaaatgtattgcTACGTTCAGTATTTTCCTTATTATCAGTCAACGAATTTGATTCCATAACATCTGCTTCCTTATGAGCATTATCATTTGTAAAATGATTCATTTGTTCATCATctaatactttttttttctttctttttatttttataatataatccaTATTATCCGCAGGATCTTTTAAATTTGATTCATCATTTAATTCATCTTTTACAATATGTTCCCctgaattattatcattcatattattttcgGAACATACATTGTATACATTCTTcatattatcaatattattagtactctcttcttcttttttcaaTACATtcgtatttttatttattttttctttacttAAAAAGGAAGTTAATTTCATCTGTTTCATGTCATCATGGGTTAtactttttttcaatttctttgttataatttctggtttttttttttctctcatTTCGGTTTTTTTCACATCACCATATGATACATTATGTGATATATTATTCTGATCAGATTTATCATGATGTTCTTCCTTTATATTGTccatatttattcttatttgtTCACTTTTAGGTTCCACTTTTggtaatatatcattatccatattattgttttcttGTGGtttaatatcttttttcATATCTGTATCATCTAgttgattattttttttgggttccattttattttcccCGATATGTATAGAATCCAGATGAATATATTCTTCTCGAGAATATTCCTTCTTATCTTCACCTCTTTCATATTCACTTCTTGCCATACTTTTTTCAAATTCACTAATAGCACAACTCTTTTGataatcattatcatcaaattcattttttcttaagACGCTTCTACTTACATCTGTATGATTAAGAAAATCCGTTTTTGTAGTTGAAAATTGGTTATATTCTAAAagattatcataattaatgATATTAGACATGTTCCATATTTGATTATTGTTAagtttattttgttcattccataattcttcatattcAGCATTTTTCCAAGGTTCTGTATTTAATTCGAAATTTATAGGTAAATTTTCTGCAtttctaataatttttataagtcCATAATTTTCTGCATATATacgttttttattatattctaattttttatttaaacttGGAAATtgtaaaaagaaatttattaataaatttttttcttctacatTTGTAGGtggttttatatatactaattgattattatttgatttataaaattcatGCATATTTGGATTACAATATTTTGGACCTTCACCATAAAATTGTGCTGCAGATTCTAgtaaagaataaatattaaatgtttttttatgatctttttcttttttctttcttttcatttcttctaatgcttttttcttcttttctaaATCatctaattcttttttatcacTTGTTTCAGTATcatctatatttttcatatcttCTTGTGTATctttcatattaatattattttcaaacaAATTATCATCCATTTCACTTTTATTCATGGTACCAGTTTCTTTAAGTTTTcctttatttaattcatttcTAGTGTGtccatcattttttttattatttcctttttttaataatttaagcTTTTCCCATGGATTTcctatattttcctttttgtttGATTTTTCTTCgagttttttatttatatgagtAAACATGGGATGTAAATTAAAACCTCTGATATCTGGACTAATAACTGCTGGAACACAATATACGTTTGCTATTCTCTCCTCAACATATTTCAGAGATACTgctatgtataaataaaaaaaatattctcgTCTTTTTAACGGTTCTAATATTTTCAattctttaattttgttGTTGTTTTCGCTAATTGAACTTAAATcatatatgtttttcttgatatatgaaatatattctttgataagttttatttgattattacatatatgtacCAAATGTTCAACAATAATaacttctttattattatcgaaTATTTCATCTTCTCGTGGTATATTTAAAGAATGATCTTCTCCCCCTttcttcataatattatcaatattattatcaatattatacatattattttctacattttcattatttttttcattcacgtccttttcattatttagaTGACTCAGGTGGATTCCATTATTTTCCATGTTACTAacactattactattaaacactatactattattatcttctacttttccttttttcttttgtttatttaatgaTGTATAACATTCAATAATACTTTTTTGTCTATTTTTTGTCAATTTATTAAACCAAaatatttccatattttttatatctccTGTATTCATACTatctaatataatattttctgaACCAAGAAAAATATCTCTCATGTTTAAAGGAATTAGAACCTTTAAACATTCCATAAGATATGCTTCAATATtgtattctttttttgaaaaagatATTTGTATTGATTTTAACTTCTTTTTGTCTTCATTTGGATTTATATCTTCCATAAGTTTagaattttttgtttttcttcgTTTTCCTTTAAAATCGTTATTTTCCGTTTCATCAAAAGttctattattttctttatcatcattCGCACCATAATCATTATCAGGATTATCATTTAAAGAATCATCATCGTTTTTATCATCACTGTTTTGATgtttttcatcatatatattatttatatcatcatcactatttttataattttcatcatttttagaatcttcatattttgctctatttttatttttatctatcTCTTTCTGagtaatttcttttttttttttttttttttttttcttattactATCTTTGACATCATAATTTTCCTCTTTATCCTCGTCATTTACTTTATCGGTTTCATGTGAATTATTAGAATGACTGTAACCTATGTTGTCATGTATATCTTGcttttttacattattatttataataaaattctttttttttaatttattcgtTGATATGTTTTCGTTCGAATTAGGAAAtctttcattattattattattatcatcatcatcttcggCCAGTTTCTTTTTcaacttttttttctttttcttgcTTTTCTCATGTAAGCTATTTTCActtatattaatttcatCCATATCATTTTTGATTATTTGGCTAGCTGCAGTAATATCATCACTTTTATActgaatattttctttatttaatatatgtgagtcttctatattattatccgTGTTCTCTTCAAAATTTTCCTGAACGTTTTTATTAGGATCCAAATCTGGATTTGCATTATCTTGTACATTTTTACTAATATTATCtgtatttatttgttcacTATCATCATTactttcttcatcatctgaagaaaaaattatcttGTTTCTTTTGTTCTTCAAAATATCCATCATTTTGTTAAAtcaaataaacaaacaaacaaacaaacaaacaaacaaaaagagaataaaataatactaatagtaaaaataaagatgtataaataaatataaataaataaataaataaatacatatatatatatatatatatattgaaggatgtatatgtttattaaaatGCGATGGACGTGTGTAAAATGTGAAtagaaacaaaatatataaaacggGATATATATTCACATGGGTAaactatacatataatatatttttcaatgtATCTATCCAAATCCTGAGGAAAAACGAGAAAaattacatacatacatatatctatttatatatccatCAAACTATTCTCACGTATGgttttatcaaaaaaaaaaaaagaaaaaaaaaaaaaaaaaaaaaactgtataacattttattttctgttaataatatatcttttgaAATAGTCAATACATAtacttatacatataatcacaaaaaaaattagaaaaattatatttatataattattttatataaaagacaTTATCTTTCTCCtgtatatgaatatatatatatatatatatatatatatatatggtatataatataataataattatattattttatttcctttCATGCAATTTTTTCTAAtcaacatataatttttatattatatagtatataaagatttattatattaataaatctttatatatttaaaaaaaaaatgtttataagGATTAACAAGGAATGAGAAATTTAAATGGCTGtctcaaaaaaataaaatgaaataatattataatataataataaagtataAAACTTTaatcttaaaaatatttaatatataagtatatatattttttgtatactCATATATTAGTATTAGTGATTAAAATTTTAGGtactattttattatatatattatatactattttaatttttttttttttttttctctctctttttttataatataaaattattttcttctattgTTCTCTTGAAATGTAAACATGTACATTTTTTTGAAAGGAgatacttatttttttattaaaagatatatgtttattttttctttttagataaaatgaaaaatgtaaaataagttatatataactaGGCACATACTTTTCGTATGTATTAGTGTAATATAACTTTGGAAATATatgcattatatatatatatatatatatatataaatataatatacatggTTTTTAGCAACCTCCAtcgaattttattttattttattttatttttttttgttcctcatatattgcatatatatgtataaataattatatatatataatattatatatattaaataatattgttcatatattaaatattgaaatatattattatttttcaaaagtgtatatataaactaatgataaaaataatgagataaaatattataaagtaTTAAATACACTAATTTAAAATTAACCAAAATTAAGAAGTTGAAAGATTAAgggaattaaaaatattctcCTACTGATAGAATAATTTAATTCAAGTAAATTTTTGAACATTACCATTTtggttttatatattttaatttttttttttttgtgaataataataaaaattaacaaaacatttttaaattataaaatgtcataatgataaaataaggATGAATtaagttttttttaaatttaaaaaaaagaaaaaaagaaaaaacaatttGTTAGCAAAAATGTTTGAAAAGATTAAATAagaaaactttttttttcacaatAATACTTTGATGTGaaggaatttttttttttttctcttatcCGAGTTGTgttgtaataattatatgtttatatatatatatatatttatttatatatcattttggagtttatttattattatttttttttttttatccctTATATTGTGAATACACTTAAATGTTCAACATAATGAGACCAATAATATTGTTTAACATTTTAATaggatattattttttcattgtcATAAATAACGTAGTAGGGAacttaccaaaaaaaaattcttactATAATATTCCAAAttataaagtaaaaaatgtttcaaatattaagaataataaatataattattttataatagacacatataataatatgaaaaggaAGAATAATAGCATTTATGAgcataattttaataactttaatagaaaaaataaaacatatttatttattgataataagaaaagaagacgtaaatttttttattctaaaATAGAGGAGAATAAAAATTTGCAGGGTAAAGAATTGAAGCCTTCAAGAACGGtagaaaaacatataaaaacaaaatataatttaggAAATGCAAATTATAGAATTCAAAAAGagttaaataattttttaaagaatccACCAATTAATTGTACTATTGATGTACATCCAAGTAATATTAGAATATGGATTGTACAATATGTAGGTTTAGAGAATACTATATATGCTAACGaagtttataaaattaaaataatttttccgGATAATTATCCTTTAAAGCCACctattgtatattttttacaaaaaccTCCTAAACATACACATGTATATTCTAATGGAGATATTTGTTTAAGTGTATTAGGTGATGATTATAATCCAAGCCTCTCTATTTCTGGATTAATTTTATCTATCATATCAATGTTATCATCtgcaaaaga from Plasmodium falciparum 3D7 genome assembly, chromosome: 13 encodes the following:
- a CDS encoding ubiquitin-conjugating enzyme E2, with protein sequence MFNIMRPIILFNILIGYYFFIVINNVVGNLPKKNSYYNIPNYKVKNVSNIKNNKYNYFIIDTYNNMKRKNNSIYEHNFNNFNRKNKTYLFIDNKKRRRKFFYSKIEENKNLQGKELKPSRTVEKHIKTKYNLGNANYRIQKELNNFLKNPPINCTIDVHPSNIRIWIVQYVGLENTIYANEVYKIKIIFPDNYPLKPPIVYFLQKPPKHTHVYSNGDICLSVLGDDYNPSLSISGLILSIISMLSSAKEKKLPIDNYTHADAKPGSSQNNFLYHDDKC